One Streptomyces sp. NBC_00102 DNA segment encodes these proteins:
- a CDS encoding purine-nucleoside phosphorylase, whose product MNASVIPDNIQDDPHAVAAEAAARLRELTGAETHDVVLVMGSGWGPAGDALGVPDAEFPVTHLPGFPPPAVEGHGGTVRSYRIGEKRVLVFLGRTHFYEGRGVAAVAHGVRTAVAAGCRTVVLTNGCGGLREGMRPGQPVLISDHINLTATSPIIGANFVDLTDLYSPRLRALCQEIDSSLEEGVYVQFPGPHYETPAEIGMVRAMGGDLVGMSTVLEAIAAREAGAEVLGISLVTNLAAGLSGEPLNHEEVLQAGRDSAARMGDLLARVLDRI is encoded by the coding sequence GTGAACGCATCTGTTATTCCGGACAACATCCAGGACGACCCGCACGCGGTGGCCGCGGAGGCCGCCGCCAGGCTGCGGGAGCTGACCGGCGCCGAGACCCACGACGTGGTCCTCGTGATGGGGTCCGGGTGGGGGCCCGCCGGCGATGCGCTGGGTGTCCCGGACGCCGAGTTCCCGGTGACGCACCTTCCCGGATTCCCGCCCCCGGCCGTCGAGGGCCACGGCGGCACCGTCCGCTCGTACCGCATCGGCGAGAAGCGCGTACTGGTCTTCCTCGGCCGCACCCACTTCTACGAGGGCCGCGGCGTCGCCGCCGTCGCCCACGGGGTCCGTACGGCCGTGGCCGCCGGCTGCCGCACCGTCGTGCTGACCAACGGCTGCGGCGGTCTGCGCGAGGGCATGCGCCCCGGCCAGCCGGTGCTGATCTCCGACCACATCAACCTCACGGCCACCTCCCCGATCATCGGCGCCAACTTCGTCGACCTGACCGACCTGTACTCCCCCCGGCTGCGGGCGCTCTGCCAGGAGATCGACTCCTCGCTGGAGGAGGGCGTGTACGTCCAGTTCCCCGGCCCGCACTACGAGACCCCGGCCGAGATCGGCATGGTCCGCGCGATGGGCGGCGACCTGGTGGGCATGTCCACCGTGCTGGAGGCCATCGCCGCGCGCGAGGCGGGCGCGGAGGTGCTGGGCATCTCGCTGGTGACCAACCTCGCCGCCGGTCTCTCCGGTGAACCGCTCAACCACGAAGAGGTCCTCCAGGCCGGCCGGGACTCGGCCGCGCGCATGGGCGACCTGCTGGCCCGCGTCCTCGACCGCATCTGA
- a CDS encoding gamma-glutamylcyclotransferase, protein MSLYAAYAGNLDARLMTRRAPHSPLRGTGWLNGWRLTFGGEQMGWEGALATVVEAPRSQVFVALYDVAPMDEDSMDRWEGVGLDIYRRMRVRVHTLDGEEPAWMYVLNGYEGGLPSARYLGEVADAAESAGAPHDYVMELRKRPC, encoded by the coding sequence ATGTCGCTCTACGCCGCGTACGCCGGCAACCTCGACGCGCGGCTGATGACGCGCCGCGCACCGCATTCCCCGCTGCGCGGCACGGGCTGGCTCAACGGCTGGCGGCTGACCTTCGGCGGGGAGCAGATGGGCTGGGAAGGGGCGCTGGCGACGGTCGTCGAGGCGCCGCGCTCCCAGGTTTTCGTCGCCCTGTACGACGTGGCGCCGATGGACGAGGACTCCATGGACCGCTGGGAGGGTGTCGGGCTCGACATTTACCGGCGGATGCGGGTGCGCGTGCACACCCTGGACGGCGAGGAGCCGGCCTGGATGTACGTGCTCAACGGTTACGAGGGCGGTCTGCCCTCCGCCCGCTACCTCGGCGAGGTGGCCGACGCCGCGGAGTCCGCCGGGGCCCCGCACGACTACGTCATGGAACTGCGCAAGCGCCCCTGCTGA